Proteins from one Salvelinus sp. IW2-2015 linkage group LG9, ASM291031v2, whole genome shotgun sequence genomic window:
- the LOC112081141 gene encoding B2 bradykinin receptor-like produces MVSNWSVDPLMECNHTAAWDWVYSIQPVYMSIICLLGMVGNTFVLCVFCFQKRHSTVADIYLGNLAAADLLMVSCLPFWVVAVIQEFHWPFGELMCQLVNIVIGMNYYCSVLFLTLVSVDRYLVLARPLSSQGRGRKPAWASGICLVVWVVGALLSLPALLFRSVQFFPHLGVEACYMAYPHDGWRLRYNLTVNIVGFLVPIPIVSFCSYHIISVLRDNQASRGRSTTAAGTERKAAQLVLIVLAIFILCWLPYQVVIFLDTLYHYEVISGCGWVDVLEISTQLATYLGYSNSSLNPFLYVIVGKHFKQRARGVCRQMMCCGKGRKSYHTVNLNSTIKYTDSTKV; encoded by the coding sequence CCATCATCTGCCTGCTGGGAATGGTGGGCAACACCTtcgtgctgtgtgtgttctgcttCCAGAAGAGACACAGCACAGTGGCAGACATCTACCTGGGGAACCTGGCTGCTGCAGACCTCCTCATGGTGTCCTGCCTGCCCTTCTGGGTGGTGGCGGTCATACAGGAGTTCCACTGGCCATTTGGTGAGCTTATGTGTCAGCTGGTGAACATTGTCATTGGGATGAACTACTACTGCAGCGTCCTGTTCCTTACGCTGGTGAGTGTGGACAGGTACCTGGTGCTGGCCCGTCCCCTGTCGTCCCAGGGCAGGGGAAGAAAACCAGCCTGGGCCAGCGGGATCTGCCTGGTTGTCTGGGTGGTGGGCGCTCTTCTCAGCCTCCCAGCCCTGCTCTTCCGATCCGTCCAGTTCTTCCCCCACCTGGGGGTGGAGGCGTGCTACATGGCATACCCCCACGACGGCTGGAGGCTGCGCTACAACCTGACCGTCAACATAGTGGGCTTTCTGGTTCCTATACCCATTGTGTCCTTCTGCAGCTACCACATCATCAGTGTCCTACGGGACAACCAGGCGAGCAGGGGGAGGAGCACGACGGCGGCAGGCACGGAGAGGAAGGCTGCCCAGCTGGTGCTTATCGTCCTGGCCATCTTCATCCTCTGCTGGCTGCCCTACCAGGTCGTCATCTTCCTGGATACCCTGTATCACTATGAGGTCATCTCTGGCTGCGGCTGGGTGGATGTATTAGAAATCAGCACTCAACTGGCTACCTACCTGGGCTACAGCAACAGCTCACTGAACCCTTTTCTGTATGTGATTGTGGGGAAGCACTTTAAGCAGAGGGCAAGAGGGGTATGTAGACAGATGATGTGCTGTGGAAAGGGAAGGAAGTCCTATCATACTGTCAATCTCAACTCCACCATTAAGTACACAGACTCCACTAAGGTATGA